GGCCACGTCATGGATTTTCCAGGCACCATTAACAATGACTACGAGCACTTCATCCAGCACGTGCTTGATGTGACCAAGTCGCTGGCCTACCACGGTTTCAAAAAAATCATCTTACTCAACGGTCATGGCTCCAACATGCCTAACCTCGATTTGGTTGCCCGACGCACCAATCTGGAAACGGATGCTGAATGTATTCTCACGGCGTGGTGGAATCTTTTAAAGGTCGATCCGGAATTCATGCCCAATTGGCGGGAAAGTAAATATCCCGGCGGCATGGCTCACGCCTGCGAACTGGAAACCTCGGTTTACCTCTACCTCGATGAGGACAATGTTCGAAAAGACCAAATAAAAAGTGGAAACGTTTCCTTCAACGAAGAAGGCAGTCCGTTTAATTATGTCGACTTGATGGGAGCAGGCCCCGCGACCATCGTTTCCTGGACCAGTAGCTACTCTGATTCCGGAGTGCTCGGCGCGGCCGAACTGGC
This portion of the Verrucomicrobiota bacterium genome encodes:
- a CDS encoding creatininase family protein, which gives rise to MPTRAETEYRYEKLTWPDINDAIDLGKVCILPCGAIEQHGPHLPLDVDVLCSSQIALGAGKETPQNILVLPTVNYGYTGHVMDFPGTINNDYEHFIQHVLDVTKSLAYHGFKKIILLNGHGSNMPNLDLVARRTNLETDAECILTAWWNLLKVDPEFMPNWRESKYPGGMAHACELETSVYLYLDEDNVRKDQIKSGNVSFNEEGSPFNYVDLMGAGPATIVSWTSSYSDSGVLGAAELASVEKGKRAYDEAVKQLVRLVSWFKDRPKDKRKDHHRKPPTMPMPWGQESV